A stretch of DNA from Kwoniella mangroviensis CBS 8507 chromosome 1 map unlocalized Ctg01, whole genome shotgun sequence:
TCACATTCGAGCAGTACTGTATATTCACTCCCCTCCAACCAGTTAAACGAAAGAGATACGACGACAGAATGGACTTCTCACAATTCAACGGTGCCGAACAAGCTCATATGACAAAGGTCATTgagaagaagcaggtaaGTGATGGGTTTTGTCGTTTGATCCGATCGCAATTGAATATAGAGTATCATCGACTTGGAAGgatgtatatcatcaataccTATGACAGTATGGTAAGAAGGGTTAAGAGATAGAGAATTTGCGGAAGGAAATACTGCACTACCTTGAAAGATAatcatcctccctcttcatcgcaAATATGACTGGCATCTTTCCTCATTTCCTCCGTCGGGTCAACTTGGCGTTAAAAACCAATTATGGAAGCTGACCCTTGGGTTCATTCTGATATAGATGCAAGATTTCATGAAACTCTATTCGGGATTGGTAGAAAAGTGCTTTAACGCTTGTGCTCAGGATTTCACCTCGAAAGCATTGACTAcgaacgaggtgagttggagttGAATTTGGTTGCGATTATGACCatctggatgaggatgatggtctTATCTGCAAATGGGAGTTGAACTGGGATATCGGAGTGACATGAAATCAAATAAAGGAATGTAAGGAGAGGACGAGAAataggaggagggagatattccatccattcattcattccattt
This window harbors:
- a CDS encoding mitochondrial import inner membrane translocase subunit TIM9 — translated: MDFSQFNGAEQAHMTKVIEKKQMQDFMKLYSGLVEKCFNACAQDFTSKALTTNESTCVQNCTDKFLKHSERVGARFAEHNAGECV